In Treponema sp. OMZ 798, the following proteins share a genomic window:
- a CDS encoding PP2C family protein-serine/threonine phosphatase, with protein MKEIDSLDVYALITLSVLNILLLLFLIRIMAINKKKAKEVSRPFVLSTYSTLASAFIISISAAASVFFKSYMILNIGLSVVLIVFTVYITLSERMYLQDQIEKMKKDKANAEYIKELQNLPSEESLRARKLVNTARLLIQKTNGLISGKKDISSEMFPYIAESFLTELSADGAVVLAVQSFEEVLAVKALVGTFPPPYKLPDDLARKEDHVFSNFKYARFEMGESIFTEVASGGKTLLIKDWKDTPLLPDNGNEKFLQHGSLIFFPLMVNTVVVGVAAVSRCPDKVPFSENEVRIGEYLSGFAAEMINLTLSISEASEHAEIENITDTVAKIQKILLPKNLKKVPGLEIGEYFLQERGICSDYYDVIVQQKRVFIVLADVAGKSIQSAIIMIMIRAILYLITNTDQNTEAILDWLNKGITGKIDIDHFASISLLSYEQQTNTIEFIGAGHQAMMIWNKEKNKIELFQQKTDPIGIDVRSTYKSIKVPLKKGDVAALYTDGIIETLNAAGEQYGTTRLAKLMADNHSEHSKDIVNKIKNDMISFIGKTQTHDDRTLLIIKAR; from the coding sequence ATGAAAGAAATTGATTCTCTTGACGTTTATGCATTGATTACTCTTTCGGTCTTGAATATTTTATTACTGTTATTTCTCATAAGAATTATGGCTATAAACAAAAAAAAGGCTAAAGAGGTATCGAGGCCTTTTGTTTTGTCAACATATTCTACCTTGGCCTCTGCATTTATTATAAGCATAAGTGCTGCAGCCTCGGTATTTTTTAAAAGCTATATGATTTTAAATATAGGCTTGTCGGTTGTTCTTATTGTTTTTACCGTCTATATAACCTTATCTGAAAGGATGTACCTGCAGGACCAAATCGAAAAAATGAAAAAAGACAAGGCAAATGCAGAGTATATTAAAGAATTACAAAACCTCCCATCTGAAGAGTCTTTACGGGCACGTAAACTTGTAAACACAGCCCGTCTCCTGATCCAAAAGACAAACGGATTAATCTCAGGAAAAAAAGATATCTCATCGGAAATGTTTCCATACATTGCAGAATCTTTTTTAACGGAATTATCAGCCGATGGGGCTGTAGTCCTTGCGGTACAAAGCTTTGAAGAAGTCTTGGCTGTAAAGGCCTTGGTAGGAACCTTTCCTCCTCCGTATAAGTTACCTGATGACCTTGCACGTAAAGAAGATCACGTGTTTTCTAATTTTAAATATGCGCGCTTTGAAATGGGTGAATCGATATTTACGGAAGTTGCCTCCGGAGGCAAAACTCTCCTAATTAAAGATTGGAAAGATACCCCCTTGCTTCCCGACAATGGAAACGAAAAATTTTTACAGCACGGCAGTTTAATATTCTTCCCCCTAATGGTAAACACCGTTGTGGTGGGTGTAGCGGCGGTATCCCGCTGTCCGGATAAGGTTCCCTTTTCGGAAAATGAAGTAAGGATAGGCGAATACCTATCCGGTTTTGCGGCGGAAATGATCAACCTTACTTTAAGTATATCCGAGGCCTCTGAACATGCCGAAATTGAAAATATAACCGATACGGTGGCCAAAATTCAAAAGATTCTTTTACCTAAAAACTTAAAAAAAGTTCCCGGCCTCGAAATTGGAGAATATTTTTTACAGGAGAGAGGTATTTGCAGTGACTATTATGACGTAATAGTTCAACAAAAAAGGGTCTTTATTGTCCTTGCAGATGTTGCAGGTAAAAGCATTCAATCTGCAATTATTATGATTATGATCAGGGCCATCCTCTACCTCATAACAAACACGGATCAAAACACGGAGGCTATTTTAGACTGGCTCAACAAGGGTATTACCGGTAAGATAGATATAGACCACTTTGCAAGTATTTCTCTTTTATCCTATGAACAGCAAACAAATACAATAGAATTCATAGGGGCGGGTCATCAGGCTATGATGATATGGAACAAAGAAAAAAATAAGATTGAATTATTCCAGCAAAAAACGGATCCCATAGGTATAGATGTCCGTTCAACATATAAAAGTATAAAGGTTCCTTTGAAAAAAGGTGATGTAGCAGCGCTTTATACGGATGGTATTATCGAAACGCTTAATGCCGCAGGAGAGCAGTATGGAACTACCAGACTTGCAAAACTAATGGCCGATAATCATTCCGAACATTCAAAGGATATAGTAAATAAAATAAAAAACGATATGATTTCGTTTATAGGAAAGACCCAGACTCATGATGATCGCACTTTGCTGATTATTAAGGCTAGGTAA
- a CDS encoding tetratricopeptide repeat protein, giving the protein MSSLTIILIAAISASLIFLIIFLLKSVLFPKKRARIEKNLKSGKYGAAIKDAKSILSKNPRDSEARYLLGKAYLADKKVDLAFIEFKTLNKTAVFNNPATEIEFRTIIADLYLKFQQPDEALKEFMLLNKKDPKNPKPYFQAGQIYENKNMSDQAIAYFQKAIEVDSRFAEAYASLGLLLFKANQIPEAEKAIATALKLAPDNSETLYYHGRILKSKKNYAQALSALEKAARKQEIRTKCFFERGCCYMETNSLEKAEFEFTRAIKSSKQPSAPEVLYSRYLLAECCEKQRDIDQAIEQWEAISAVNPKFRNTAQKLEEYSDLRTNDHMKEYLTLIKEEFFQMCRDITEQHFDYPVQALKETKIGCTILAVEKGSEQWLNTRKKPQLLIFSRDGHTITESFLRSVHEEMKKQAVVTSHIITSGNFSPDAIKFAENRPFNLIDRQKLERIVEKVKFTF; this is encoded by the coding sequence ATGTCTTCATTAACGATTATTTTGATTGCAGCGATAAGTGCGAGCCTCATCTTTCTCATTATTTTTTTGTTAAAATCGGTTCTTTTTCCCAAAAAAAGGGCAAGAATCGAAAAAAACTTAAAATCCGGAAAATACGGAGCCGCAATCAAGGATGCAAAATCAATACTCTCAAAAAATCCCAGAGATTCGGAGGCCCGATACCTTTTGGGCAAAGCCTATCTTGCAGACAAAAAAGTTGACCTTGCCTTTATCGAGTTTAAAACTCTAAACAAGACGGCGGTATTTAATAATCCTGCAACCGAAATAGAATTCAGAACCATTATAGCAGATTTATATTTAAAATTCCAGCAGCCGGATGAGGCTTTAAAGGAATTTATGCTTTTAAATAAAAAAGATCCTAAAAATCCCAAGCCTTATTTCCAGGCCGGACAAATCTATGAAAATAAAAATATGTCGGATCAGGCAATAGCCTATTTTCAAAAAGCTATAGAGGTTGATTCCCGCTTTGCAGAAGCCTATGCTTCATTAGGCCTCTTGCTTTTTAAGGCGAATCAAATACCTGAGGCTGAAAAGGCCATTGCCACGGCTTTAAAACTAGCGCCCGATAATAGTGAAACCCTTTATTATCACGGAAGAATCTTAAAAAGCAAAAAAAACTATGCTCAAGCTCTTTCAGCCCTTGAAAAAGCTGCAAGAAAGCAGGAGATAAGAACAAAATGCTTTTTTGAAAGAGGATGCTGCTATATGGAAACGAACAGCCTTGAAAAGGCCGAATTCGAATTCACAAGGGCGATAAAATCTTCAAAGCAGCCATCGGCTCCGGAAGTTCTTTATTCGAGATATCTTTTAGCGGAATGCTGCGAAAAACAAAGAGACATAGATCAGGCAATAGAGCAATGGGAAGCTATAAGTGCAGTCAATCCTAAATTCAGGAACACGGCTCAAAAACTTGAAGAATATTCGGACCTTCGCACCAACGACCACATGAAAGAATATTTAACCCTCATCAAGGAAGAATTTTTCCAAATGTGCCGGGATATTACCGAACAGCACTTTGATTATCCCGTTCAAGCCTTAAAAGAAACAAAGATAGGCTGTACAATCCTTGCAGTCGAAAAGGGCTCGGAGCAATGGCTTAACACAAGAAAAAAGCCCCAACTTTTGATCTTCTCGAGGGACGGACACACGATAACGGAATCTTTTTTACGATCCGTGCATGAAGAGATGAAAAAACAAGCCGTGGTTACCTCTCATATCATAACATCGGGCAATTTTTCGCCTGATGCTATAAAGTTTGCAGAAAACAGGCCTTTTAACCTTATTGATAGACAAAAACTTGAAAGAATAGTAGAAAAAGTAAAATTTACATTTTAG
- a CDS encoding M48 family metallopeptidase — MKTHFYRLKFKKSILFAVFLSFFSLLFAVDYFEEGKKLLYADKPREAVSALFKVIQEPGTPKSVYLYLGVAYFRIGNYSDALTYLSQGKDKDLLNGHLYYYNIGNVYFLQNQFEASELAYNEAISSNGLYAPAFLNRANTRIKLDKPEGALQDYKIYLNLKPDTLQRSSIEKMISLLEGLAEEAERARALAEAKKAAEEAERLAAEERYKKLMEDVNANLSSVDNADAVSAGADDTIDYSEENELD, encoded by the coding sequence ATGAAAACGCATTTTTATCGATTAAAATTCAAAAAAAGCATTCTTTTTGCTGTTTTTTTATCTTTTTTTTCGTTGCTTTTTGCCGTAGATTATTTTGAAGAAGGTAAAAAACTTTTGTACGCAGATAAGCCTCGAGAAGCCGTTTCGGCTCTTTTTAAGGTGATTCAAGAGCCCGGAACTCCTAAGTCGGTTTACCTTTATCTTGGCGTTGCCTATTTTAGGATAGGGAATTACAGTGATGCCTTAACCTATCTTTCTCAAGGTAAGGATAAGGATCTTCTTAACGGCCATTTGTATTATTACAATATAGGCAATGTTTATTTTTTACAAAATCAATTTGAGGCTTCTGAATTGGCGTACAATGAGGCTATTTCTTCAAACGGCCTCTATGCTCCGGCTTTTTTGAACAGGGCCAATACACGTATCAAGCTGGATAAGCCTGAGGGTGCTTTACAAGATTATAAAATTTATTTAAACTTAAAGCCTGATACTCTGCAAAGATCTTCAATCGAAAAAATGATATCTCTTTTGGAAGGCCTTGCCGAAGAAGCTGAAAGAGCGAGAGCCTTGGCTGAAGCAAAAAAGGCTGCGGAAGAGGCTGAGCGTTTGGCAGCTGAGGAGAGGTATAAAAAACTTATGGAAGATGTAAACGCCAACCTTTCATCGGTTGACAATGCGGATGCCGTATCGGCAGGAGCTGACGATACAATAGATTATTCGGAGGAAAACGAACTTGACTGA
- the trmB gene encoding tRNA (guanosine(46)-N7)-methyltransferase TrmB: MNSTEITQNTDAPSHFRSIKTFVLRTGRMTEGQKRNYESFYQKWCIPYTESLIDFKTFFQNDNPVIIEIGFGMGTATAQIAEDNPDKNYLGIEVFKAGVGKLLGEIEEKKLNNLRIIEHDAIEVLENMINDECVDGFHIFFPDPWQKKRNHKRRLVRRPRTDLLSKKLKKGGYIYMVTDWENYAEDAFEQLSETPDLKSKYEKFAPAQSWRPATKFEKKGLKKEHVINELIFEKLCCKKFL; this comes from the coding sequence ATGAATAGTACTGAAATTACTCAAAATACCGATGCTCCGTCTCATTTTAGATCTATAAAAACCTTTGTTTTAAGAACAGGGCGGATGACTGAGGGGCAAAAAAGAAATTATGAGTCTTTTTATCAAAAGTGGTGTATTCCATATACCGAAAGTCTGATAGACTTTAAAACCTTTTTTCAAAATGATAATCCCGTAATCATAGAAATCGGTTTCGGTATGGGAACTGCAACTGCTCAAATTGCCGAGGACAATCCCGATAAAAATTATCTTGGTATTGAAGTTTTTAAGGCCGGGGTGGGAAAGCTTTTAGGCGAAATAGAAGAAAAAAAATTGAATAATTTAAGGATTATTGAACATGATGCAATTGAAGTTTTAGAGAATATGATAAATGATGAATGTGTTGACGGCTTTCACATTTTTTTCCCCGATCCGTGGCAAAAAAAGCGAAATCACAAAAGGAGGCTTGTAAGAAGACCTCGAACCGATTTGCTTTCAAAAAAATTAAAAAAGGGCGGCTATATTTATATGGTGACAGATTGGGAAAATTATGCAGAAGATGCCTTTGAACAGTTGAGCGAAACTCCCGATCTAAAATCCAAGTACGAAAAATTCGCTCCTGCCCAAAGCTGGCGTCCTGCAACAAAGTTTGAAAAAAAGGGCTTAAAAAAAGAACACGTGATAAATGAGCTCATATTCGAAAAACTTTGCTGCAAAAAGTTTTTATAG
- a CDS encoding tetratricopeptide repeat protein: MTDFQKFLIGILTGIFIAVLVVVGILFFTKSKTSDSAAADMQTLAKIEAEKEELARLQEQTAKIEAELEKAKKESEKELALLEAENLRLAEEINKNLAASSEKEKKAAEEEKKRKAAEALKRAEEAKKRQEELIKQQKALKEAEEKKKASIDEANKIAAAKAEAERKAKAEQEKKAKEEAEKKARAAAEQKAKDEAAKKAADAEKKRLEEERRKKADLEVQKASEAERLAKQNADAKTKAQMDEVSRLVSEGMNFLKNGNLNSALSIFSKASAKMPDSEVSFTAKKYLDMASALNDYAAEREGTGDAERALSDADTYIKKSVSADWQNARAHYVYSQIADAQKQPQVAFVELEKAQKLDPDNYLYNYELGKKYYARGHYQKAKSSFERSVKSNPKFDNAFFNLGMASRKLGLDNEAFSAFSSAVRLRPDYVKAFLEMARIRKAQRKFDQAVQNYKNALSYEPTNLPALREMAQVYADLGQNNLAERHFKEAITLGEDDAITYYNLATVQVDLGKHGEALSNAEKAYKLKPADARVLYTYGLTLEKNGRKSEAYDYYTQAVSANKNYAKPRINLGRMYLDEEKFGEAEENLLAAYRLEQNNFEVNTNLGKLYGLKGDYNRSVTHYSNAVKTQPLNITAKQNLAAAYISADLKENAVSVYEQIIKVDTKNWDAYYELGKLYISLDKKADAKLILEGVLNKNPNYSKASEIRSILSSL; encoded by the coding sequence TTGACTGATTTTCAAAAATTTTTAATAGGCATTTTAACGGGTATTTTTATAGCCGTATTAGTTGTTGTAGGTATCTTATTTTTTACAAAGAGCAAGACCTCCGATTCTGCTGCTGCCGATATGCAGACCCTCGCTAAAATTGAGGCTGAGAAAGAAGAGCTTGCCCGCCTTCAAGAACAAACAGCAAAAATTGAAGCTGAACTTGAAAAAGCAAAAAAAGAGAGTGAAAAAGAACTTGCTCTTTTAGAAGCGGAAAATCTCAGACTGGCTGAAGAAATAAATAAAAATCTTGCCGCTTCCTCCGAAAAAGAGAAAAAGGCTGCCGAAGAAGAAAAGAAACGAAAGGCCGCAGAGGCTTTAAAACGGGCTGAAGAGGCAAAAAAACGGCAGGAAGAATTGATTAAGCAGCAAAAGGCCTTAAAAGAAGCTGAAGAAAAGAAAAAAGCATCGATAGATGAAGCCAATAAGATTGCTGCTGCTAAGGCTGAAGCAGAGCGGAAAGCTAAGGCAGAACAAGAAAAAAAAGCCAAGGAAGAAGCCGAAAAAAAGGCTAGGGCAGCTGCAGAACAAAAAGCAAAAGATGAGGCTGCAAAAAAGGCGGCTGATGCAGAAAAAAAGAGACTTGAAGAAGAAAGAAGAAAAAAGGCCGATTTAGAGGTTCAAAAAGCCTCAGAAGCCGAGAGACTTGCAAAGCAAAATGCTGATGCAAAAACCAAGGCTCAGATGGACGAAGTGTCCCGGCTGGTGTCTGAGGGAATGAATTTTTTAAAAAACGGAAATCTTAATTCGGCCCTTAGTATCTTTTCCAAAGCTTCGGCCAAGATGCCCGATTCTGAAGTTTCGTTTACCGCAAAAAAATATTTGGATATGGCTTCTGCCCTAAATGACTATGCTGCAGAACGTGAAGGAACCGGAGATGCCGAAAGAGCTCTTTCGGATGCCGACACATACATAAAAAAATCCGTAAGTGCCGACTGGCAAAATGCAAGGGCGCATTATGTTTATTCTCAAATTGCAGATGCTCAAAAACAGCCTCAGGTTGCCTTTGTAGAGTTGGAAAAGGCTCAAAAATTAGATCCGGATAATTATTTATACAATTATGAACTTGGTAAAAAATATTATGCAAGAGGTCATTATCAAAAGGCAAAGTCCTCTTTTGAAAGAAGCGTAAAGTCCAATCCAAAATTCGATAATGCTTTTTTTAATTTGGGAATGGCATCGAGAAAATTAGGTTTGGATAATGAAGCTTTTTCCGCTTTTTCTTCAGCTGTAAGGTTAAGGCCTGATTATGTAAAGGCCTTTTTGGAAATGGCCCGTATACGCAAGGCTCAAAGAAAATTTGATCAGGCTGTACAAAACTATAAAAACGCTCTTTCTTATGAGCCTACCAATCTTCCGGCCTTACGGGAAATGGCTCAAGTATATGCGGATTTGGGACAAAATAACTTGGCAGAGCGTCACTTTAAGGAGGCTATTACTCTGGGTGAAGATGATGCCATAACCTATTATAACTTGGCAACGGTACAGGTTGATTTGGGAAAACACGGCGAAGCCCTGTCTAATGCCGAAAAAGCTTATAAACTCAAGCCTGCAGATGCAAGAGTCCTATATACATACGGTTTAACTCTGGAAAAAAACGGAAGAAAGTCTGAGGCTTACGATTATTACACGCAGGCTGTTTCTGCAAATAAAAACTATGCTAAGCCCAGAATAAACTTAGGGCGCATGTATTTGGATGAGGAAAAATTCGGAGAAGCTGAAGAAAATCTTTTGGCTGCCTATAGGCTTGAACAAAATAATTTTGAAGTAAACACTAATTTAGGCAAGTTATACGGCTTAAAAGGTGACTACAATAGGTCGGTTACTCATTACTCCAATGCCGTAAAGACCCAGCCTCTTAATATTACGGCAAAGCAGAATTTGGCTGCCGCCTATATTTCTGCCGATCTAAAAGAAAATGCCGTAAGCGTTTATGAGCAGATTATAAAGGTTGATACTAAAAACTGGGATGCTTATTATGAACTGGGCAAACTTTACATAAGCTTGGATAAAAAGGCTGATGCAAAGCTTATTTTGGAAGGCGTATTGAATAAAAATCCGAATTATTCAAAAGCATCGGAAATCCGATCGATACTTTCATCCCTTTAA
- a CDS encoding metallophosphoesterase codes for MKKILCISDQIDPVIYSKDIKEKYGDVDFIISAGDLPIDYLDFVQNSLNKPLYFVFGSHHLKALTHYHPEMAEKTKDGEVNIFKKGNTKKSNQGTYIGFKSFKHENMIIAGVSGAKKHNDGKNQFTETQMRRKLSKMIPALFLNKLRYGRYLDILVTHSPPLIESENEENKQEAFECFTKFISFFKPKYLIHGQVHIYDPQQCRSTKHRGTEIINAYSRHILEVP; via the coding sequence ATGAAAAAAATTCTATGTATTTCGGATCAGATAGATCCTGTGATTTACAGCAAAGACATAAAAGAAAAATACGGGGATGTGGACTTCATAATATCGGCTGGAGATCTGCCCATAGACTACCTTGACTTTGTACAAAACTCCTTAAATAAACCTCTTTATTTTGTTTTCGGAAGCCATCACTTAAAAGCTCTTACTCACTATCATCCCGAAATGGCTGAAAAGACAAAGGACGGAGAGGTAAATATATTTAAAAAGGGAAACACAAAAAAAAGCAATCAGGGAACATATATAGGATTTAAAAGCTTTAAACATGAAAACATGATAATCGCCGGAGTTTCGGGAGCTAAAAAACACAATGACGGTAAAAATCAATTTACTGAAACACAAATGAGGCGTAAACTTTCAAAAATGATTCCGGCACTATTTTTAAATAAGCTAAGATACGGGCGTTATTTGGATATCTTAGTAACCCACAGTCCCCCGTTGATTGAAAGTGAAAATGAAGAAAACAAACAAGAAGCTTTTGAGTGTTTTACCAAATTTATAAGTTTTTTTAAACCGAAGTATCTTATACACGGGCAAGTCCACATATATGACCCTCAACAATGCCGCAGCACAAAGCATAGAGGAACGGAGATAATTAACGCATACAGCAGACATATTTTGGAGGTACCCTAA